A section of the Cytophagales bacterium genome encodes:
- a CDS encoding glycosyltransferase codes for MNKKIVIIGSAYPLRGGLATYNERLAKEFINNGDEVILYTFKLQYPSILFPGKSQYSESPPPKNINIKVAINSINPINWIKVGRKIKKEKPDLVIIKFWIPFMGPCFGTILRKIKKNKHSKIISIIDNIIPHENRPGDRTFTKYFVKPVDGFIAMSKSVLKEIEIFTNKPKVFTPHPLYDNFGEISSKESAKSKLNLDKNFNYLLFFGFIRNYKGLDLIIKAMANDKMNDLPVKLIVAGEFYEDAEPYYELIKKLNLHDKIILRTDFIPDEKVADYFNAADLIVQPYKSATQSGVTQIAYHFNKPVLVTNVGGLAEIIPHGKVGYVVNIDPDDITLSIIDFYKESREKEFLPNILEQKKKYSWDKMLNVIFELNNQFIQNDN; via the coding sequence GTGAATAAAAAAATTGTAATTATTGGGTCAGCATATCCGTTACGCGGTGGTTTAGCTACTTATAATGAGCGTCTTGCAAAAGAATTTATAAACAATGGTGATGAAGTAATTTTATATACATTTAAATTACAATATCCTTCTATTCTTTTTCCTGGAAAATCGCAATATTCCGAATCCCCTCCGCCAAAAAATATTAATATTAAAGTTGCTATTAATTCTATTAATCCAATAAATTGGATTAAAGTTGGAAGGAAAATTAAAAAAGAAAAACCTGATTTAGTTATTATAAAATTCTGGATTCCTTTTATGGGGCCTTGTTTTGGCACTATTTTAAGAAAAATAAAAAAGAATAAACATTCTAAAATTATTTCAATTATCGATAATATTATTCCTCATGAAAACAGACCTGGGGACAGAACTTTTACGAAATATTTTGTAAAGCCAGTTGATGGTTTTATTGCTATGTCAAAATCGGTTCTTAAAGAAATTGAAATATTTACCAATAAACCTAAAGTATTTACCCCACACCCCCTCTATGATAATTTTGGGGAAATTTCATCAAAAGAATCTGCTAAAAGCAAACTCAATTTAGATAAAAATTTCAATTACCTGCTTTTCTTTGGCTTTATAAGAAATTATAAAGGCCTTGACTTAATTATAAAAGCCATGGCAAATGACAAGATGAATGACTTACCTGTAAAACTTATTGTAGCCGGAGAATTTTATGAAGATGCTGAGCCTTATTATGAGCTTATAAAAAAACTTAATCTACATGACAAAATAATTTTAAGAACTGATTTCATTCCTGATGAAAAAGTAGCCGATTATTTTAATGCTGCCGACCTCATTGTTCAACCCTACAAATCAGCTACTCAAAGCGGGGTAACGCAAATTGCCTATCATTTTAATAAACCCGTTTTGGTAACAAATGTTGGTGGACTAGCTGAAATAATACCACATGGAAAAGTAGGTTATGTTGTTAATATTGACCCAGATGATATTACTCTTTCAATAATTGATTTTTACAAAGAATCAAGAGAAAAAGAATTTTTACCCAATATTTTAGAACAAAAAAAGAAATATTCGTGGGATAAAATGTTAAATGTTATTTTTGAGTTAAATAATCAATTTATACAAAATGATAATTAG
- a CDS encoding NTP transferase domain-containing protein, translated as MINEAIILAGGFGTRLKNIIQDIPKPMAPINDKPFLEYLFNYLIKYNINHVILSVGYRHEVISKYFGDEYKTLQIKYALEDKPLGTGGGIVNAMHYLKDDEAFIINGDTFFNINLDNFYHFHQSHKSELTIALKKMKKFDRYATVTMNNYEISNFHEKKYVDEGYINGGIYACNKNTIFQKINAEKFSFEKDFMEKFVSELKIYGFISDEYFIDIGIPEDYEKAQLDLM; from the coding sequence ATGATTAATGAAGCTATAATATTAGCTGGAGGTTTTGGCACCCGTTTAAAAAATATTATTCAGGACATTCCTAAACCAATGGCTCCAATAAATGATAAACCTTTTCTGGAATATTTATTCAATTATCTTATAAAATATAATATAAATCATGTAATACTTTCAGTTGGTTACAGGCATGAGGTTATTTCCAAATATTTTGGTGATGAATACAAAACTTTGCAAATAAAATATGCTCTTGAAGATAAGCCGCTTGGAACTGGTGGCGGAATTGTTAATGCCATGCACTATTTAAAAGATGATGAAGCATTTATTATCAACGGAGATACTTTTTTCAATATCAATTTAGATAATTTTTATCATTTTCATCAATCTCATAAATCTGAATTAACAATTGCATTAAAAAAAATGAAAAAATTTGATAGGTATGCTACGGTTACAATGAATAATTATGAAATCTCAAATTTTCATGAAAAAAAATATGTTGATGAGGGCTATATTAACGGAGGAATATATGCGTGCAATAAAAACACAATCTTTCAAAAAATTAATGCAGAAAAATTCTCTTTTGAGAAAGACTTTATGGAAAAATTCGTTAGCGAATTAAAAATTTATGGATTTATTTCTGACGAATATTTTATTGATATAGGCATACCTGAAGATTATGAAAAAGCTCAATTAGATTTAATGTAA
- a CDS encoding triose-phosphate isomerase gives MPKKIIAGNWKMNKSHDEGTKLVSEITRLINGDVFSDIQIVIAPPFIHLYSIGKLIGTQTKISLGAQNCYSKSSGAYTGEVSAAMLKSVGVQYVILGHSERREHFKESNEFLKEKIDIVLEYDLKPIFCCGETLDQREKGSHIDFVCNQITGSLFHLSPEQFSNIVIAYEPIWAIGTGKNATSRQAQEMHKAIRGHIAQKFDSHIAESTTILYGGSCKPDNAKELFACPDVDGGLIGGASLNAKDFVEIVKSL, from the coding sequence ATGCCCAAAAAAATCATTGCCGGAAACTGGAAAATGAATAAAAGCCATGACGAAGGCACGAAGCTAGTCTCAGAAATTACCAGGTTAATTAACGGTGATGTTTTCTCTGATATACAAATTGTCATTGCACCCCCATTTATACATTTGTATAGTATTGGCAAATTGATCGGTACACAAACTAAAATATCATTAGGAGCACAAAATTGCTACAGTAAATCTTCGGGCGCCTATACAGGTGAAGTATCTGCAGCTATGTTAAAATCCGTTGGCGTTCAGTACGTTATATTAGGCCATAGCGAAAGGCGTGAGCACTTTAAAGAATCAAACGAATTTTTGAAAGAGAAGATTGATATTGTCCTGGAGTATGATCTGAAACCAATCTTCTGTTGTGGTGAAACTTTAGATCAAAGGGAAAAAGGCAGTCATATAGATTTTGTTTGTAACCAGATCACCGGGAGTCTGTTTCATTTATCACCCGAACAATTTTCCAATATTGTCATCGCTTATGAACCAATCTGGGCAATCGGAACAGGCAAAAATGCTACAAGCCGGCAGGCACAGGAAATGCATAAAGCTATCAGGGGCCATATAGCTCAAAAATTTGACAGCCATATTGCTGAAAGTACTACTATTCTGTATGGCGGAAGCTGTAAACCTGATAATGCTAAGGAGCTGTTTGCATGCCCGGATGTTGATGGGGGATTGATAGGTGGAGCATCGCTGAATGCGAAGGACTTTGTGGAGATTGTAAAGTCATTGTAA
- a CDS encoding dehydrogenase: protein MIIRSKAPLRLGLAGGGSDVAPYSDIYGGAILNATISMYAYASIVPRDDNKIVLNAIDKNEYYTYDAVTELPIDGKLDLIKGIYNRVIKDYIKKPLSFELSTHVDAPPGSGLGTSSTLGTAVLGAFSEWLKLPLGEYDLAFLAYQIERIDLNMAGGKQDQYAATFGGVNFMEFYENDKVIVNPLRIKQEILNELAYNLVLYYTKTSRLSSEIIEKQRQNVINKKTSSIEAMHKIKEQAILMKEILLRGKLEEIGNILDFGWTFKKQMAEGITNPDIENIYNIAMNAGATGGKISGAGGGGFMFFYCPGNNRHKVINELSKLGGYIKRYEFEKQGLTTWTI, encoded by the coding sequence ATGATAATTAGAAGCAAAGCCCCATTAAGATTAGGTTTAGCAGGAGGTGGGTCTGATGTGGCGCCTTATTCAGATATTTATGGCGGCGCTATTCTAAATGCTACTATAAGCATGTATGCATATGCCTCTATAGTTCCACGAGATGATAATAAAATTGTTTTAAATGCCATTGATAAAAATGAATACTACACTTACGATGCCGTAACTGAACTTCCTATAGATGGTAAGCTTGACTTAATTAAAGGCATATACAATAGAGTTATTAAAGATTATATTAAAAAGCCGTTATCATTTGAACTTTCAACACATGTTGACGCACCCCCTGGTTCAGGTTTAGGAACGTCCTCAACACTTGGAACAGCTGTTTTAGGAGCTTTTTCGGAGTGGCTCAAACTTCCGCTTGGTGAATATGATCTGGCTTTTTTAGCCTACCAGATTGAACGAATTGATCTAAACATGGCTGGAGGAAAACAGGACCAATATGCTGCTACATTTGGTGGTGTAAATTTTATGGAATTTTATGAAAATGATAAAGTAATTGTAAATCCTCTTAGAATTAAACAGGAAATCTTAAACGAACTTGCATACAATCTGGTATTGTATTATACAAAAACATCCAGGCTTTCATCTGAGATAATTGAAAAACAAAGGCAAAATGTTATAAATAAGAAAACATCCTCAATAGAAGCCATGCATAAAATAAAAGAACAGGCCATTTTAATGAAAGAAATATTATTAAGAGGTAAACTTGAAGAAATTGGAAATATTCTTGATTTTGGCTGGACATTTAAAAAACAAATGGCAGAAGGAATTACAAATCCAGATATTGAAAACATATACAATATTGCGATGAATGCAGGAGCTACCGGCGGTAAAATTTCAGGTGCAGGTGGCGGCGGATTTATGTTTTTTTATTGTCCCGGTAATAACCGACATAAAGTTATTAACGAATTATCAAAATTAGGGGGTTATATTAAACGATACGAATTCGAAAAACAAGGTTTAACAACATGGACAATTTAA
- a CDS encoding M2 family metallopeptidase, with the protein MKKFIKILLSLFLLISCNSQQENNEKIRENTQNFIDGYTTQYLKFYYESNEAEWKSNIMILEGDSTNAIATRKANEALARFTGSKENIEKARKFLEKKDKLLPLQIKQLEVILYKAANKPQTVEDLVMQRIKAETEQNEKLFGFDFQIAGKSVSTNDIDEILQSENDLGERLKAWQASKEVGKTLRQGLTNLRDLRNKTVQALGYHDYFTYQVSEYGMTTEEMMQWMQYMLKELWPLYTELHTYTRYELAQKYGIGQVPDMIPAHWLPNRWGQSWGAIVKVEGIDLDNVLEEKGSEWLIKQAERFYISLGFDPLPKSFYEKSSLYPLPDTVDYKKNNHASAWHLDLENDVRSLMSVIPNSRWYGTTHHELGHIYYYLTYTNPDVPVLLRRGANRAYHEAIGSLMGLAATQEPFMIGLELMPQDIETDQMMTLLKEALGSIVFIPFSCGVMTGFEHDLYVKDLPEDEFNKRWWELKAKYQGIAPPSAERIDNPSFCDAASKTHINNDAAQYYDYAISSILLFQLHDHIAKNILKQDPHATNYYGNKQVGEFLKSIMAPGASADWKVLLREKTGEDLSAKAMLDYFEPLMKYLKKENEGRVHTLQTLP; encoded by the coding sequence ATGAAAAAATTTATAAAAATCCTTTTATCCCTGTTTTTATTGATCTCCTGTAATTCTCAACAAGAGAATAATGAAAAAATACGGGAAAACACCCAGAATTTCATTGATGGTTACACTACTCAATACCTAAAATTCTATTATGAATCTAACGAAGCAGAGTGGAAATCTAACATAATGATCCTTGAAGGAGATTCTACCAATGCTATTGCTACCCGCAAGGCAAATGAAGCCCTTGCCCGATTTACCGGAAGCAAAGAAAACATCGAAAAAGCAAGAAAGTTTCTTGAAAAAAAAGACAAGCTGCTCCCCCTGCAAATTAAGCAGCTTGAGGTGATCTTGTACAAAGCTGCAAACAAACCACAAACTGTTGAGGATCTTGTAATGCAGCGGATCAAAGCTGAAACAGAACAGAATGAAAAACTTTTCGGTTTTGATTTTCAAATTGCCGGTAAATCTGTATCAACCAACGACATTGATGAGATTCTACAGTCAGAAAATGACCTGGGAGAAAGGTTGAAGGCTTGGCAGGCAAGCAAAGAGGTTGGCAAAACGCTCAGGCAGGGTTTAACAAACCTGCGGGATCTTAGAAACAAAACCGTACAAGCCTTGGGCTACCATGATTATTTCACCTACCAGGTATCTGAATATGGCATGACCACAGAAGAAATGATGCAGTGGATGCAGTATATGTTAAAAGAGCTCTGGCCTTTATACACCGAATTACACACTTATACCCGCTATGAATTGGCACAAAAATACGGAATTGGACAAGTACCCGATATGATCCCTGCCCACTGGTTGCCCAACAGGTGGGGCCAGAGTTGGGGTGCAATAGTTAAAGTTGAAGGAATAGACCTGGATAATGTTTTGGAAGAAAAAGGTTCTGAATGGCTTATAAAACAAGCCGAACGTTTTTACATCAGCCTTGGATTTGATCCGCTTCCCAAAAGTTTTTATGAGAAATCAAGCCTATACCCACTACCGGATACGGTAGATTATAAAAAAAACAATCATGCCTCTGCCTGGCACCTTGATCTGGAAAATGATGTGCGCAGCCTGATGAGTGTAATTCCTAATTCAAGATGGTATGGAACTACACATCACGAATTAGGGCATATTTATTATTATCTCACCTATACCAATCCGGACGTGCCTGTTTTGTTGAGAAGAGGCGCCAACAGGGCATATCACGAAGCGATAGGTAGCCTGATGGGCCTTGCTGCTACACAGGAGCCCTTTATGATTGGTTTGGAATTGATGCCACAAGACATTGAAACCGATCAAATGATGACATTATTAAAAGAGGCCCTCGGTTCTATTGTATTTATTCCTTTTTCATGTGGTGTAATGACTGGATTTGAACATGACCTGTACGTTAAAGATCTTCCCGAAGATGAATTTAATAAACGATGGTGGGAACTAAAAGCCAAATACCAGGGAATAGCGCCTCCCTCTGCAGAACGGATTGATAATCCGTCATTTTGTGACGCAGCCTCCAAAACACACATTAACAATGATGCTGCACAATACTATGATTATGCTATTTCCAGTATTCTACTATTTCAATTGCATGATCATATTGCAAAAAATATATTGAAGCAAGACCCCCACGCTACCAATTATTATGGAAACAAACAGGTCGGTGAATTCCTGAAAAGTATTATGGCTCCCGGAGCAAGCGCAGACTGGAAAGTATTATTAAGAGAAAAAACAGGTGAAGATCTCAGTGCAAAAGCAATGCTTGATTATTTTGAACCTTTAATGAAGTATTTGAAAAAAGAAAATGAAGGGAGGGTACATACATTGCAAACATTACCATAA
- a CDS encoding class I SAM-dependent methyltransferase has translation MVYFIVMKKITIIKKFKAYFIRLKIHKVLGYFADLIIYFGYLLKLSKWINDNKKVLKYNDFYNLHAVHADRVELYKFLVNLENLSNLDINYLEFGVGIGNSMRWWVENNRNEKSNFYGFDTFEGLPENYGSYKSGAFSLGGNYPDINDSRIKFVKGLFQETLSKEIANINFTKKNIIHIDGDLYSSALFVLTIIFAYLNKGDIIIFDEFCVPLHEFKAFNDFTKSYYVKLIPIGAINNYLQMVFMVGD, from the coding sequence ATGGTTTATTTTATAGTAATGAAAAAAATTACAATAATAAAAAAATTTAAGGCATACTTCATCCGCTTAAAGATTCATAAGGTTTTGGGATATTTCGCAGACTTGATAATTTATTTCGGTTATTTGTTGAAGCTGTCAAAATGGATTAATGATAATAAGAAAGTATTAAAATATAATGATTTCTATAATTTGCATGCAGTTCATGCTGACAGAGTTGAGTTATATAAGTTTTTGGTTAATTTGGAAAATCTTTCAAATTTGGATATAAATTATTTAGAATTTGGTGTTGGAATAGGTAATTCGATGAGATGGTGGGTAGAAAATAATAGAAATGAAAAATCAAATTTTTATGGATTTGATACATTTGAAGGGTTACCTGAAAACTATGGATCCTATAAATCAGGGGCATTTTCATTAGGTGGTAATTATCCTGATATTAATGATAGTAGAATAAAATTCGTTAAGGGTCTTTTTCAAGAAACATTGAGCAAAGAAATTGCGAATATTAATTTTACTAAAAAAAATATAATCCACATTGATGGAGATCTATATAGTTCTGCATTATTTGTATTGACAATTATATTTGCTTATTTGAATAAAGGAGATATTATAATATTTGATGAATTTTGCGTTCCTTTGCATGAATTTAAGGCATTTAATGATTTTACAAAATCATATTATGTAAAACTTATTCCAATTGGAGCAATTAATAATTATCTTCAAATGGTATTTATGGTTGGCGATTAG